One segment of Curtobacterium sp. MR_MD2014 DNA contains the following:
- a CDS encoding AMP-binding protein, with amino-acid sequence MNPTAVYRAARDELLAVLDEHDTERAEAARRAFRWPDLGRTFNWATDWFDVVARGNDRVALWIVDEDGGSRTTYAEMAARSDRLAVRLDRLGVRKGDHVLLMLGNQLELWETMLAVMKLGAVILPTSTMLDTADLQDRIDRGGVAHVVTNHGETPKFDGVTGAPSRIVVGGAVDGWTSYPDDLGTPAPADEVRPVVTTSTDDPCLVYFTSGTTSRPKMVVHTQASYPVGHLSTMHWLGLRPGDVHLAISSPGWGKHAWSCFFAPWIAEATVFVYDTPRFDPAGLLAQLDEAGVDTFCAPPTAWRMLLQSDLGPRPRALREVVSAGEPLNPEVIARVQAAWGLTIRDGYGQTETTAIIGNVPGGAMTPGAMGRPLPGVAVTLLDPLSGRVGDEGEVCLDLTERPTNLMAGYLGDPERTADAMRDGFFHTGDIAVRDADGQLTFIGRTDDVFKSSDYKVSPFEVESALLQHDAVAESAVVPAPDDARLNVVKAYVTLAAGWEPTAETARAVLEHARVALPAYARVRRVEFGQLPKTISGKIRRVELREREESAASGGVSVEGEWRDDQFPELRSVGRAQATRKKSP; translated from the coding sequence CTGAACCCGACCGCCGTGTACCGCGCCGCCCGTGACGAACTGCTCGCGGTCCTCGACGAGCACGACACCGAGCGTGCCGAGGCCGCCCGACGTGCGTTCCGCTGGCCCGACCTCGGCCGGACCTTCAACTGGGCGACCGACTGGTTCGACGTGGTCGCCCGCGGCAACGACCGCGTGGCGCTGTGGATCGTCGACGAGGACGGCGGCTCGCGCACGACGTACGCCGAGATGGCCGCCCGCTCCGACCGGCTCGCGGTCCGCCTGGACCGGCTCGGGGTCCGGAAGGGCGACCACGTGCTCCTGATGCTCGGCAACCAGCTCGAGCTGTGGGAGACGATGCTGGCGGTGATGAAGCTCGGCGCGGTCATCCTGCCGACCTCGACCATGCTCGACACCGCCGACCTGCAGGACCGCATCGACCGCGGCGGCGTCGCGCACGTCGTCACGAACCACGGGGAGACGCCGAAGTTCGACGGGGTGACGGGTGCTCCGTCGCGCATCGTGGTCGGGGGAGCGGTCGACGGTTGGACGTCCTACCCGGACGACCTCGGTACCCCGGCGCCGGCGGACGAGGTGCGGCCCGTGGTCACCACGAGCACCGACGACCCCTGCCTGGTGTACTTCACGTCGGGCACCACCTCGCGGCCGAAGATGGTCGTGCACACGCAGGCGTCGTACCCGGTCGGCCACCTCAGCACGATGCACTGGCTCGGACTCCGGCCCGGCGACGTGCACCTGGCCATCAGTTCACCCGGGTGGGGCAAGCACGCCTGGAGCTGCTTCTTCGCGCCGTGGATCGCCGAGGCGACCGTCTTCGTGTACGACACGCCGCGCTTCGACCCGGCAGGGCTCCTCGCGCAGCTCGACGAGGCCGGCGTCGACACGTTCTGCGCGCCGCCGACCGCCTGGCGGATGCTCCTGCAGTCCGACCTCGGACCGAGGCCGCGCGCGCTGCGCGAGGTGGTGTCCGCGGGCGAGCCGCTCAACCCCGAGGTGATCGCCCGTGTCCAGGCGGCCTGGGGCCTGACGATCCGCGACGGCTACGGCCAGACCGAGACGACGGCGATCATCGGCAACGTGCCCGGTGGGGCGATGACACCCGGGGCGATGGGTCGTCCGCTGCCCGGGGTGGCCGTGACGCTGCTCGACCCGCTGTCCGGGCGCGTCGGGGACGAGGGCGAGGTCTGCCTCGACCTGACCGAGCGGCCGACGAACCTGATGGCCGGGTACCTCGGCGACCCGGAGCGCACCGCCGACGCGATGCGGGACGGCTTCTTCCACACCGGCGACATCGCGGTCCGCGACGCGGACGGGCAGCTGACCTTCATCGGCCGGACCGACGACGTCTTCAAGTCCTCCGACTACAAGGTGTCGCCGTTCGAGGTCGAGAGCGCCCTGCTGCAGCACGACGCCGTGGCCGAGAGCGCCGTCGTCCCCGCACCGGACGACGCACGGCTGAACGTCGTGAAGGCCTACGTCACGCTCGCGGCCGGGTGGGAGCCGACGGCCGAGACCGCTCGTGCGGTGCTCGAGCACGCACGGGTCGCGCTCCCGGCGTACGCCCGGGTCCGCCGGGTCGAGTTCGGGCAGCTGCCGAAGACGATCTCGGGCAAGATCCGACGGGTCGAGCTCCGCGAGCGCGAGGAGTCCGCGGCGTCGGGCGGTGTGTCGGTCGAGGGGGAGTGGCGGGACGACCAGTTCCCGGAGCTCCGTTCGGTGGGACGGGCTCAGGCGACGCGGAAGAAGTCGCCGTAG
- a CDS encoding MarR family winged helix-turn-helix transcriptional regulator, producing MTEDGTHGTSGYWYPDRPARTGVELLTAMRRYRAAEVAMRERKRRSMGMNATDMEAVRFLLRAAEQGRAVRPGDLTAHLGITSASTTAVVKRLVASGHAERRPDPADGRGALLVATVHSDDEVRSELTDVHARMIAAADRLSPQTVVEMQAFFAEVIDAMGADSPADEADGAARPGAMADMRTHPLR from the coding sequence ATGACCGAGGACGGCACGCACGGGACGTCCGGGTACTGGTACCCGGACCGGCCGGCGAGGACCGGTGTCGAACTGCTCACCGCGATGCGGCGCTACCGCGCCGCCGAGGTCGCGATGCGCGAGCGCAAGCGCCGGTCGATGGGGATGAACGCGACCGACATGGAGGCGGTCCGCTTCCTGCTGCGCGCCGCGGAGCAGGGCCGCGCGGTGCGGCCGGGCGACCTGACCGCGCACCTCGGGATCACGTCGGCGTCGACCACGGCCGTCGTCAAGCGACTCGTCGCCAGCGGGCACGCCGAACGCCGGCCGGACCCGGCGGACGGCCGCGGCGCCCTGCTGGTCGCGACCGTGCACAGCGACGACGAGGTCCGGTCCGAACTCACCGACGTGCACGCCCGGATGATCGCCGCGGCCGACCGGCTGTCGCCGCAGACGGTGGTCGAGATGCAGGCGTTCTTCGCCGAGGTGATCGACGCGATGGGCGCCGACTCACCCGCGGACGAGGCCGACGGCGCCGCCCGCCCGGGTGCGATGGCCGATATGCGTACGCATCCACTTCGGTAG
- a CDS encoding long-chain-fatty-acid--CoA ligase, translating into MTSTTTSSHPAPGAAHGARTTQATASVAAILAESAARFPDDVAVVVGDQRTTYAELWQQTLAYAGGLRARGVREGDRVAMLVPNVADFPRVYYAVLALGAVVVPVHALLKRGEIEFVLRDSDARLLVCAAPLLGEGGAGATAAGVDVLSVLAPADAEGAPDRLETVAATSEPLDTYVPRHPFDTATILYTSGTTGKPKGAEGSHFALLEQVNTCLLTTFDMRRGDVLLGALPLFHTFGQTCTMNTGFRAGATIVMLPRFDGDAALAAMVEHDTAIFMGVPTMYIALLDAATRSEARPHLRYAISGGASLPLAVLERFQQVFDAPVHEGYGLTETSPVASFNHVGATPRPGTIGTPIWGVDIEIADPEVTDRTVLLPRGEIGELVIRGHNLMNGYLNRPEATAEAIVDGWFRTGDLGRKDDDGYLTIVDRTKDMIIRNGYNVYPRQVEEVLAAHPDVTMAAVFGIPHEVHGQEVAAAVVLRQGAEVTSEELIRFVADEIAVYKYPRVVHVVDALPLGPSGKVLKRELVERFG; encoded by the coding sequence ATGACCAGCACCACCACCAGCAGCCACCCCGCACCCGGCGCCGCACACGGCGCCCGGACGACCCAGGCCACCGCCTCCGTCGCCGCGATCCTCGCCGAGTCCGCGGCGCGGTTCCCGGACGACGTCGCGGTCGTCGTGGGGGACCAGCGGACCACGTACGCCGAGCTGTGGCAGCAGACCCTCGCCTACGCCGGCGGCCTCCGCGCGCGCGGTGTGCGTGAGGGCGACCGCGTCGCGATGCTCGTGCCGAACGTCGCCGACTTCCCGCGCGTCTACTACGCCGTCCTCGCGCTCGGCGCGGTGGTCGTGCCGGTGCACGCGCTGCTCAAGCGCGGGGAGATCGAGTTCGTGCTCCGCGACAGCGACGCCCGACTGCTCGTCTGCGCAGCCCCCCTGCTCGGCGAGGGTGGCGCCGGGGCGACAGCCGCCGGCGTCGACGTGCTCAGCGTGCTCGCCCCGGCGGACGCCGAGGGAGCTCCGGACCGACTCGAGACCGTCGCCGCGACGAGCGAACCGCTCGACACCTACGTCCCGCGCCACCCGTTCGACACCGCCACGATCCTGTACACGAGCGGGACGACCGGGAAGCCCAAGGGCGCCGAGGGCTCCCACTTCGCCCTGCTCGAACAGGTCAACACGTGCCTGCTCACGACCTTCGACATGCGTCGGGGTGACGTCCTGCTCGGTGCGCTGCCGCTCTTCCACACCTTCGGGCAGACCTGCACCATGAACACCGGGTTCCGCGCCGGCGCGACGATCGTCATGCTGCCGAGGTTCGACGGCGACGCCGCACTCGCGGCCATGGTCGAGCACGACACGGCGATCTTCATGGGCGTCCCGACGATGTACATCGCGCTGCTCGACGCCGCGACCCGGTCCGAGGCCCGACCGCACCTGCGGTACGCGATCTCCGGCGGGGCATCGCTGCCGCTCGCCGTGCTCGAACGGTTCCAGCAGGTGTTCGACGCGCCGGTCCACGAGGGGTACGGGCTCACCGAGACCTCGCCGGTGGCGTCGTTCAACCACGTCGGGGCCACCCCGCGCCCGGGCACCATCGGGACGCCGATCTGGGGTGTCGACATCGAGATCGCCGACCCCGAGGTCACGGACCGCACCGTCCTGCTGCCGCGCGGCGAGATCGGCGAGCTGGTGATCCGCGGCCACAACCTGATGAACGGCTACCTGAACCGACCCGAGGCCACGGCCGAGGCGATCGTCGACGGGTGGTTCCGCACGGGCGACCTCGGGCGGAAGGACGACGACGGGTACCTCACCATCGTCGACCGCACGAAGGACATGATCATCCGCAACGGCTACAACGTGTACCCCCGGCAGGTGGAGGAGGTCCTCGCCGCCCACCCGGACGTCACGATGGCCGCCGTGTTCGGGATCCCGCACGAGGTGCACGGGCAGGAGGTCGCCGCGGCGGTCGTGCTCCGTCAGGGCGCCGAGGTGACCTCGGAGGAGCTGATCCGCTTCGTCGCCGACGAGATCGCCGTGTACAAGTACCCGCGGGTCGTGCACGTGGTGGACGCCCTGCCCCTGGGGCCGAGCGGGAAGGTGCTCAAGCGGGAGCTCGTCGAGCGGTTCGGCTGA
- a CDS encoding phospholipase A2, which yields MRTLLHRPRQRKRSIAAATLSALAILGSLLVATPAQALNDTGTGGVFVPATGRFLDTGRNIGGFDTPMPAKGWRTVQVTGKNGVPDDGSVGAVSVVATAASISHQGILYGRPNAAAKTTLMGIYGGESEQNTSFSAVLAVNPDGTIQVQAETSIRLILDVQGYYTASDDGTAAGGFVPLNGSRIADTRSGLGFPQQTIGAGERVDLQVSGRGGIPKGASGAIINMIAVNRTASVGYLTPYATGDTRPSNSFNYAGNVPTSMQAQVKLSADGKITIYNNNSTTDLVVDTQGYFTAAGKGGAVFTPGAGRAYDTRSSGNTVMGKNETRSIQIAGKAGVPVMGSGIKAVVLSLTSLKSTAGAGNATVWADGTTRPNTTSINFDETTIRTNTITVPLGANGKVAINSVADPTDYVFDVQGWYSNPQAPRLTCAAPFGAGTWTATTGSDDIAASCTVSAPAAVEAGQTVDVYLNDLPLESYSLNDTTTSSFTFTTPPLSGLVKLRAELSSSTGLAPSVAYEFGVGQWQNEALQPSLANGAVVNPEVVSLYPLPQSGLLPGDAAIAYELRDLTTGVTQATTTGNVPLGLYDLPRGHSYSWKAKVSAATAWDERGDIQTADWSFRVANEGEDVPDATDPEPTASGEMTTFAAPNGCSYSPDTWGKAKFRPACDAHDICYGNKKKINRLTCDVAFLGNLTYACNKAYPKGATRNSCAGVAGGYYTAVRGAGWAFYKGNGRNN from the coding sequence GTGCGCACGCTGCTGCACAGGCCGCGCCAGAGGAAGCGCAGCATCGCTGCCGCAACCCTGAGCGCGCTCGCAATCCTTGGCTCGCTGCTGGTCGCAACGCCAGCGCAAGCCCTCAACGACACCGGAACCGGCGGCGTATTCGTCCCGGCAACCGGACGCTTCCTCGACACGGGGAGAAACATCGGCGGCTTCGACACCCCGATGCCTGCCAAGGGCTGGCGCACCGTCCAGGTGACCGGCAAGAACGGCGTCCCGGACGACGGTTCCGTTGGAGCTGTATCCGTCGTTGCGACCGCGGCGAGCATCTCGCATCAGGGCATCCTCTACGGGCGCCCGAACGCAGCCGCGAAGACGACGCTCATGGGTATCTACGGTGGTGAGAGCGAGCAAAACACCTCGTTCTCCGCTGTCCTCGCGGTGAATCCCGACGGCACGATTCAGGTGCAGGCCGAGACCAGCATCCGGCTCATCCTCGACGTGCAGGGCTACTACACCGCCAGCGACGACGGTACTGCCGCCGGCGGCTTCGTCCCGCTGAACGGCTCGCGCATCGCTGACACCCGCTCCGGGCTCGGCTTCCCACAGCAGACCATCGGCGCCGGCGAGCGTGTCGACCTGCAGGTCTCCGGACGCGGCGGCATCCCGAAGGGTGCTTCCGGCGCGATCATCAACATGATCGCCGTCAACCGCACCGCCTCCGTCGGGTACCTCACCCCGTACGCCACGGGCGACACCCGTCCGTCGAACTCCTTCAACTACGCCGGCAACGTGCCGACCTCGATGCAGGCGCAGGTCAAGCTCTCCGCTGACGGCAAGATCACCATCTACAACAACAACAGCACCACCGACCTCGTCGTCGACACCCAGGGTTACTTCACCGCCGCTGGGAAGGGAGGCGCCGTCTTCACTCCCGGTGCTGGCCGTGCGTACGACACCCGCTCCAGCGGCAACACAGTCATGGGAAAGAACGAAACCCGTTCCATCCAGATCGCCGGCAAAGCAGGCGTCCCCGTCATGGGCTCTGGTATCAAGGCCGTTGTCCTCTCGCTCACCTCGCTGAAGTCGACCGCTGGTGCCGGCAATGCGACGGTGTGGGCAGACGGCACAACCCGCCCGAACACGACGTCGATCAATTTCGACGAGACTACGATCCGCACGAACACCATTACGGTACCGCTCGGCGCGAACGGCAAGGTCGCAATCAACAGTGTCGCTGACCCGACCGACTACGTTTTCGACGTCCAAGGCTGGTACAGCAATCCTCAAGCCCCTCGTCTGACTTGCGCCGCTCCGTTCGGGGCTGGAACATGGACCGCTACCACGGGAAGCGATGATATTGCGGCGTCTTGCACTGTAAGCGCGCCTGCTGCAGTCGAGGCTGGGCAAACGGTCGACGTGTACCTGAACGACCTTCCGCTCGAGTCTTATTCACTGAATGACACTACGACGTCCTCGTTCACCTTCACGACTCCACCCTTGTCTGGGCTAGTGAAGCTGCGTGCAGAACTGTCCAGCAGCACGGGGTTGGCGCCCTCCGTGGCCTACGAATTTGGGGTTGGTCAGTGGCAGAACGAGGCATTACAGCCAAGTCTTGCGAACGGGGCAGTGGTGAACCCGGAAGTGGTTTCCCTTTACCCGCTTCCCCAGTCAGGGCTCCTACCTGGCGATGCTGCGATCGCTTATGAGCTCCGCGACCTGACAACCGGCGTCACGCAGGCGACCACTACTGGTAACGTCCCGCTCGGCCTTTACGACCTTCCCCGAGGGCACTCCTACTCATGGAAGGCGAAAGTTTCGGCTGCCACCGCATGGGACGAACGAGGCGATATTCAGACCGCAGATTGGTCGTTCCGAGTCGCGAACGAGGGGGAGGACGTTCCTGACGCCACCGACCCCGAGCCGACCGCGAGTGGGGAGATGACCACTTTCGCTGCACCCAACGGTTGTAGCTATTCGCCCGACACGTGGGGTAAGGCGAAGTTCAGGCCCGCTTGCGACGCCCACGACATCTGCTATGGCAATAAGAAGAAGATTAACCGCCTGACCTGCGACGTCGCGTTCCTCGGTAACCTTACGTATGCTTGCAACAAGGCTTACCCCAAGGGTGCTACGCGAAACTCTTGTGCTGGTGTCGCTGGTGGCTACTACACCGCTGTTCGTGGCGCTGGCTGGGCCTTCTATAAGGGAAACGGACGTAATAACTGA
- a CDS encoding helix-turn-helix transcriptional regulator, whose protein sequence is MTTAEPDVRHVVEASGDDLDAARAVFESAYGAAGFLPERTERDFGYRFRSVGGEGMSLDSKRFDGRMAGEVDATSHYFVTWVSDGGGLLDIDRDEVALAPGRPIVFPSERPYRFDLADVRQNVVQFDRRTLERTAAELHGTEPAPLVFDHAALPRREDVRTWNAELRASAQVVLGATPLSPLAMAEATRRTALAMLRTFPHTTLAPAAPVPVGARGRVQQAIEYMHANADVPITTTDVAEHVGLSVRGLQQGFQRQVGMSPNSMLRGIRFDRIRTELRYHSVGETTVADTARRWGFAHAGRFSSAYAKRFGELPSETLRARR, encoded by the coding sequence ATGACCACCGCCGAACCCGACGTCCGTCACGTCGTCGAGGCGTCCGGCGACGACCTCGACGCGGCCCGAGCGGTGTTCGAGTCGGCGTACGGTGCCGCCGGGTTCCTGCCCGAGCGGACCGAGCGGGACTTCGGCTACCGGTTCCGATCGGTCGGTGGCGAGGGGATGTCGCTGGACTCGAAGCGCTTCGACGGTCGGATGGCCGGCGAGGTCGACGCGACGAGCCACTACTTCGTGACGTGGGTCAGCGACGGCGGCGGACTGCTGGACATCGACCGCGACGAGGTGGCGCTCGCGCCCGGACGCCCGATCGTGTTCCCGAGCGAGCGCCCGTACCGCTTCGACCTCGCCGACGTCCGGCAGAACGTGGTGCAGTTCGACCGCCGCACGCTCGAGCGCACCGCCGCCGAGCTGCACGGCACGGAGCCGGCGCCGCTCGTGTTCGACCACGCCGCGCTGCCCCGACGGGAGGACGTCCGGACGTGGAACGCCGAGCTGCGGGCCTCCGCGCAGGTCGTCCTCGGTGCCACGCCGCTGTCCCCGCTCGCGATGGCCGAGGCCACCCGGCGCACCGCGCTGGCGATGCTCCGGACCTTCCCGCACACGACCCTCGCGCCGGCCGCGCCGGTGCCCGTCGGCGCACGGGGCCGGGTGCAGCAGGCGATCGAGTACATGCACGCCAACGCCGACGTCCCGATCACCACGACCGACGTCGCCGAACACGTCGGGCTCAGTGTCCGCGGGCTCCAGCAGGGCTTCCAGCGGCAGGTCGGGATGTCACCGAACTCGATGCTCCGCGGGATCCGCTTCGACCGGATCCGGACGGAGCTCCGGTACCACTCGGTGGGCGAGACGACCGTGGCGGACACCGCACGACGGTGGGGGTTCGCACACGCCGGGCGGTTCTCCTCCGCCTACGCGAAGCGGTTCGGGGAGCTGCCGAGCGAGACCCTGCGCGCGCGTCGCTGA
- a CDS encoding HD domain-containing protein, whose product MRIDDFPVPETPAARAAASLATRYQSTAITAHAVRSWYWAAGFAALDGLDGVDHELLWVAAVLHDIGTVTEFDNHTVSYEHAGGHVAVALTTGAGWAVERQQRVLDVIVRHNWPDVDVLLDLEGHLLERATGLDVSGAGAELLPESYLREVLARHPRGSLAAEFGACVADQAARKPDTAARRLVDGGVVRKLAQNPLEALS is encoded by the coding sequence GTGCGCATCGACGACTTCCCCGTCCCGGAGACCCCGGCCGCCCGAGCGGCTGCGTCGCTCGCCACGCGCTACCAGTCGACGGCGATCACGGCGCACGCCGTCCGGTCCTGGTACTGGGCAGCGGGCTTCGCGGCGCTCGACGGGCTCGACGGCGTCGACCACGAACTGCTGTGGGTCGCGGCCGTCCTGCACGACATCGGCACCGTGACCGAGTTCGACAACCACACGGTGTCCTACGAGCACGCCGGTGGGCACGTCGCCGTCGCCCTGACGACCGGGGCGGGTTGGGCCGTCGAGCGGCAGCAGCGCGTGCTCGACGTGATCGTGCGGCACAACTGGCCGGACGTCGACGTCCTCCTCGACCTCGAGGGGCACCTGCTCGAACGCGCGACCGGGCTCGACGTCTCCGGTGCGGGGGCCGAGCTGCTGCCGGAGTCGTACCTGCGCGAGGTGCTCGCACGGCACCCCCGCGGCTCGCTGGCTGCGGAGTTCGGCGCGTGCGTCGCCGACCAGGCCGCTCGCAAGCCCGACACCGCAGCGCGGCGCCTGGTCGACGGCGGTGTCGTCCGGAAGCTCGCGCAGAACCCGCTCGAGGCGCTGTCCTGA
- a CDS encoding Asp23/Gls24 family envelope stress response protein — protein sequence MTTDDLPLPDDDLDGHTIEEIADYLDRGRDPIDPSIEGSAVCRLAMTNMQRLRELSLGALEQRAGAEPDRETAWVDRLLGAIRAEVRPGRDVPVAHPDPRLRLAVTEAAVRGLVRRAGDTMGGVVMGRCVLRGDVEEPGAAVSIDVTAGLVYGGSAPETAERLRVTVAEAVERHTELRVEAVDVHFDDVYLP from the coding sequence ATGACGACCGACGACCTCCCCCTGCCCGACGACGACCTCGACGGCCACACGATCGAGGAGATCGCGGACTACCTCGACCGCGGTCGGGACCCGATCGACCCGTCCATCGAGGGCTCGGCGGTCTGCCGACTCGCGATGACGAACATGCAGCGCCTGCGCGAGCTCTCCCTCGGCGCGCTCGAGCAGCGCGCCGGTGCCGAGCCCGACCGGGAGACCGCCTGGGTCGACCGGTTGCTCGGGGCGATCCGCGCCGAGGTGCGGCCCGGTCGCGACGTCCCGGTCGCCCACCCCGATCCGCGCCTGCGCCTGGCGGTCACCGAGGCGGCCGTGCGCGGACTCGTGCGCCGCGCCGGTGACACGATGGGCGGCGTCGTGATGGGCCGCTGCGTGCTGCGGGGCGACGTGGAGGAGCCCGGAGCCGCGGTCAGCATCGATGTGACTGCCGGGCTCGTGTACGGCGGGTCGGCCCCGGAGACCGCCGAGCGCCTGCGGGTCACCGTCGCCGAGGCCGTCGAACGGCACACCGAGCTGCGCGTCGAGGCCGTCGACGTCCACTTCGACGACGTCTACCTGCCCTGA